The genomic interval GCCTCCTGCTTCTTGAGCTGCTGTAGGAaacaagcccagcctgggcctTCCTCCCCAGACGGTCACCAGCttctgggctgggggacagctgctgagcagctctgcccagcctatggtggggacagcaggacacccTGCACAGCACTGGTGACCTTGTCTGTTGAGCCCCAGCCAATTGCTGgtcttccagcagcagcaagatgCTGTTTCACAGCTGTCTCTATCCTTTTGTCACAGCTGTAAGTTGCTGCCTGGCCCCTCTGATGCTGCAGGCATTTCATCTACCCCACATGAAGCAtttgcagcagccacaggataTGCTAGCTGGTCAAGCTGAACCTCTTTAAAGgtttgaggtttgtttttttgctcATTCATCCCCTCTTGGTGCTTTTTGGGCTGCTTTAAACCCTCTACTCATTTCCTCTatcctcctcccagcctctgGACTGCCCTGTGGGCTGGGAACAGGACCTtgtgagccctgctgctgggaactgCATTGGGCGAGGTCTCCATCTCCAAAGGCAGTGCTGGCCAGAGCCCTTtgatgctgcagagcccagcagtgtGGTTTGCCTGTGCTGCAcctctgcagaggctgctgcagacactgccgacctgcactgctgcaggcactgcagaacctgcactgctgcaggcactgcagaccagcactgctgcaggcattgcacacagcactgctgcaggcactgcagaacctgcactgctgcaggcactgcacacagcactgctgcaggcactgcagacctgcactgctgcagacactgccgacctgcactgctgcaggcactgcagaacctgcactgctgcaggcactgcagacCAAGGCAGTGAAAAGAAGcctgggcaccagtgccataATTAGTGATCATAAGCAGTGACAGTTCCCTGCTGCTACTGTCCACAGTGCAGAGATGTTTTCCTCAGGGCACAAGtgtccccttccctgcagggtACAGGCAGTGAGCAGCAAGCCTCTGTTGGGAAAGCCAGGCCTGGGCATACAAGAACTGTGCAGCAGTCACATTAGTGTCTGCTATTGCAAGACACTCACGCATCTCTCCAAAAACTGagttatttgtgtatttttcagtCACTTCAGGACTGAATTCTCATTTGAAGGCAGTGCCCTCACCCACTGGCCACAAGGTCTGCATTGCTGGTGGAGGCACATAACTGCTTAACTAGGCAGAGGTGATGTCCCTTCCCAGGTCTCTGAAAGCTGTGACATTTCACCAGATTCCTGCCCACTTCACTCTGTAAAAAACTTATTTTACATTGAAAGCGGTTTtcagttgtttgtttgttttttctgaagtgAATTTAGATGCAAGCAGAAGTGACAGATACTGAGAATCACCGGTTGAGAGAATTTTTCCATGTGCTTGTCACATGAAACCACTGTGCACAGGAAGGGCTCTGCTGAAAGACGATTTTTATCGGCCCATGAACTCACACTCTTCACACAACTAATACTCCTGCAAAGCATCTTGCAGCTAGTGTGACAGATGCTCAACAGGTACTACCCACAACATGGATTTCTGAGGGTGGCTGgctgcctgcctggagcaggagccatCTAATTCAGTCCTTGTTCTGCAGTGGAGTTCCCTCTTCCAGATGTGACCTTCTGCTTTGCATCTGCAGACTCCTACTCTCTCCTGGAACAAGAGGACTTAAAATCAGGTAAATCCTTCCACATTCCCCTCCTGGCGAGGTGGAGAGCAGCATTCCTCACTCTTTTCcttgggagagcagggatgcagaTTCAGCTGTTTTCCTCAGCTTGGAGGAGGAGCTCCAGGTTCACAAGGTGGTGCAAAGGCTCAGAAACCTTCCCAGATAGAACCAGAGAATGAGAATTTCTATCAAGTGACATTTGCTATGCACTTCCACCCCTTCACCCCCAGTCTGAATCCAAACCCAGTAGATGTGACAGAAGAGCTTTCAATCATGGGTTGTGCTGGGCTTTAGTTTTGGTTGCTGCAAACCCTCCCTAGCTCAACTCCAAACTAAAGGTAATTTTACATCAACTGCACAGCCTGGTTTAAGGAATTTGTGTTCACATTGTCACAGGATGTGCCCACTACCTATGGACACTCTTCTGAGTGCCATGTTGCCTCCTGCCCACACACACTTCAAGATCTCCCTATTTAATAAAGGCTGTCTGCCATGTCCTCTTGGAAATGTACCCTGACACACTCATAAACTGAATGGACATAAACAATACTTGACAAAGGATGCCAAAGAATGACACAGGCTGACTGAGAAAGACAGCTCTGGAAAGctcaaattcacatttttaacaAAGGACTTATGTACTTACatgtggtttgttgttttgttttttacagcTACTAAGAGGTCTTACCATGTCTTTTCCTGTTTCAGGTCTCAGAACATCTGTAACTCAGGACAATGAATGTGTCCAACAACTGCAGCACCACAAATCTAGAACCTCACCCCCATGTTCGCCTCATTGAGTTTGCTCTGTAtagcttcattttcttttttggagCACTATTTAATGTTCTTGCCTTCTGGGTGTTCTCCTGCAAGATGAAGAAGTGGACAGAAACCAGGGTGTATGTAATGAATTTAGTCTTTGCAGATTTCTCTGTCATCTGCACCTTGCCTTCCATGGTTTATTTGCTCTGGAATAAGTCAGCCCGAGGGGAGCTCTGCCAGTTTACAGAGACAATGTATTTTATCAACATGTTAGTGAGCATCTACATCGTTTCATTCATCTCCATTGATCGATACATTGCCATAAAGCACCCTTTGAAAGCCAGGGCCTTCAGGTCCCCGTCAAAGGCTGCCCTCCTCTGTGGGCTCCTGTGGGTCCTGGTCATAGTCAGTGCCACCATCCAGGTGATGCACCACAGACATGCAGATCTCTGCTTCCAGACCTacaccctgcctgctgctctcagcctgctggccattttctttgttttcactcTCCCATTTGCCATCTTGATCTTCTGCTCCACAGAAGTCATCAGGGACCTCAAGAAACATCTGAACACAAATTCACCGGAGGAGAAATCAATCCATAAAGCTGTACACATAATTTATGCAAATCTGATTGTATTTATGATATGTTTCCTGCCAGCCTTCCTCGGGTTGCTCGCCAGGCTCATCATGGAGAGCATTGGAGCTAcctgttttctgctctgtgtcATGAAGAACTTCTCCTCCGTGTTGAGGTGCATTGCCACGTCCAACTGCTGTCTCGATAGTGTCTGCTACTACTTTGTCACCAGGGAGTTCCAGGAAGCCTTTCTACAGCCCAAAGCCAGCACTCAACAAGCAGAGGCAACCCACCCCTTGCAGATACAGACATGctaaaggaaaaaggggaacaAACCCCAATATCTGCAAcataaagagaaaatacagcTTCAGGGCTATTGGGATAAGTATTGCTCTTTTTCTCTAGCAGGTTCTTTGTTAGGTTTAGAAAGTTATACTCTATGTTTCCATTAAACAAACAGGTCACAGAGATATGGTAAAAGTGTGTATGTAATCAATTGTTGTTAATGTGCCTCCATTCCACCCTCCAGCACCTACTTGTTACTGGTACAGCAAGACAGGCGAGCCATGTACCTCCTTCAGTTCCTTCTGCAGCCAAAATCCACTGATCCTTCTCGCCAACATGTACAAATGTATCTATCATGTCATACCTCATCACGTATTTCAGGTTGTTTCCATTATTAAACAAATCCAGTTGTCCCAGACTTCAAggcaagatgtattctatttgccatctgtatgacagttgtcttctgttcagTGGGCCATTTgttttatctcttccacactCACTCCTCCCTTATGCAGTGAACATCTGCTGATAAGAGGccattgaatgtcactgcatggctgataagaactataatatcccattgggagatgtgagcccagagggaggagccaagcattcctacccagatataatctggagattctggaacaccagcacggcttctgcactggattccccagaggaacagcagctgcctcttcttccacgtgttcttcagaggaagagactgcacctttcaaCAGGAtcccagctccaacagaaccgcccctgacactccaggagggctgagccacaattccaatgggactgccaccaacaccctgacccacagggtgtcaggttgggttctgactctgtcagtgtggttctagtgtactgcattgtttattttatccttctctttttcttccctatgaaagaactgttatttcctgctcccatatttttttgcctgagagccccttaatttaaaatttatagcaattgggaggggtggggagggtttgcattctccatttcaggggaggctcctgccttccttagcagactcctggctttccaaaccaagacagcagTTTATATTTATCCCATTCctttggcagcctgggctgggtggcTGTTCAGATGGTTCTGGCATATTATTAAGCCCATGTCCCTACAAAACAACCTAGGCTGTCCTGACCTTCTTCCCCTTCACCTCAACAGGTCAGACAGGTGTGAAGGAACACTTCTGGGATGAAAGCAACACTTGTCCAATGCCATAAAGGCACAAAGTCCAGATTTCAGAGCTGTCCTCCTGCCAGGtgcctccagctgccctgctgagccctggcccccagacagctcctcagagcagccatccctgcagggctgttcctcccACACGCTGAAGGCATTTCACTGCTGCCCCAGCATTtgccaccctggcactgccctgccctggttCATGCTGTGCCACCAGGCTGACGCCCAGGGCCACCACAGCTcgggctcagagcagccccacccTGCTGGGTTTCCACAGCCTGCCCACACTGACACCCCTAACATTTCCATCACGGATTTGTGTTTTTCCACGAGTCAGCAGCCCAGAAAAGTCAGGGGACAGAGGAAGTGGATAAATGCTGCCTCGaactgggctttttttctttctgaatgctaaaaaacccccaaaacagcactgagctctgcccGGCAATACTCAGAGTGTTCCACCAGACAGCGTGGGGGAGTCTTTCCTGCCCACAAACACATCTTCCCCCGTGACCTACACCTGCCCTCAGTCAGCCCACAGCTGATGCACCATCCGCTGCTGTCACCTTTGAGAGCATGAGCTCCTCtgttgggttttcagggccTGGCTTTTGGTAGCAGGGGGTCCACAGAGGTggctcctgtgagaagctgctggaagcttccactatgtccagcagagccagtccCTGATGGCTCTGAGGATGGAcgtgctgctggccaaggctggacCAGTGAGAGACGCTGGAAACACCTCTGTGGTAACAGATTTAAGACGAAAATCAAAATATAGGGGGACAGCTTTTTCTAGCCAGAGAGGAAGGTGAGAACATGTGAAGGAAACAATGTGGAGACACCAAGATCTGTGGAGAAGGATGgacaggaggtgctccaggggCCAGAGCcgagattcctctgcagccatGGTGAGAGCAGGGTGAAGGAGCTGTGCCTCTACAGCCCTAGGAATCCacgggggatgcagagatccacccaaAGCCCCTGGGGAtccac from Zonotrichia leucophrys gambelii isolate GWCS_2022_RI chromosome 9, RI_Zleu_2.0, whole genome shotgun sequence carries:
- the LOC135451774 gene encoding G-protein coupled receptor 35-like codes for the protein MNVSNNCSTTNLEPHPHVRLIEFALYSFIFFFGALFNVLAFWVFSCKMKKWTETRVYVMNLVFADFSVICTLPSMVYLLWNKSARGELCQFTETMYFINMLVSIYIVSFISIDRYIAIKHPLKARAFRSPSKAALLCGLLWVLVIVSATIQVMHHRHADLCFQTYTLPAALSLLAIFFVFTLPFAILIFCSTEVIRDLKKHLNTNSPEEKSIHKAVHIIYANLIVFMICFLPAFLGLLARLIMESIGATCFLLCVMKNFSSVLRCIATSNCCLDSVCYYFVTREFQEAFLQPKASTQQAEATHPLQIQTC